A portion of the Stigmatella aurantiaca DW4/3-1 genome contains these proteins:
- a CDS encoding PKD domain-containing protein, with protein MNQALSGQLSRVTVTLTAEDAPTRTVALTLSGGAWSGTMFNIPSEPSFENTAPCIDSLVASSSTVRPGGTIALHATAHDPDVGDTLSYSWSSAAGSFSSAGSAGTVWTAPQVEGPVTLTLTVMDSRGAFATASITLTVLPANGAGQGAATFTVSFNFSPSVQNVASSLSPIRLGQSTTVTASASDADGDALSYAWSASCEGAWTNPNSREASFAPSAVPPGESCGNCALTVTVTDGKGGVNTGTLRLCVQGPDDDVPAFPPHIVQTYQSAQSVQGGSPVTLRIIAEDGDGGALTFSWSVAHGSLAAPSNSYTSSEAVWTAPLCAPSPAAVFITATVTNALGFSASHRFSVTVVSAPDCDEQEEPQPPGSTWKFTGSMITPRYDHQAVLLPSGKVLVTAGDHSTAGWLDTAEVYDPASGTWTPAGRMKASREASYTLTVLPSGDELLDDGHGRAARVVVPRLVDGPQPDPPAGRKVAGLLRSRAGHEHHRRCIQLHPELAYRDETVLWEDPGDGGL; from the coding sequence ATGAACCAGGCGCTGTCTGGGCAGCTCTCACGCGTGACCGTGACCCTCACCGCCGAGGATGCCCCCACCCGAACGGTGGCGCTGACGCTCTCCGGTGGCGCGTGGAGCGGGACGATGTTCAACATTCCGTCAGAGCCCTCCTTCGAGAACACCGCGCCCTGCATCGACTCGCTGGTGGCCTCCTCCAGCACCGTGCGGCCCGGGGGCACCATTGCCTTGCATGCCACCGCGCATGACCCCGACGTGGGCGATACGCTCAGCTATTCCTGGTCTTCCGCCGCGGGGAGTTTCTCCTCCGCTGGCTCGGCGGGGACGGTCTGGACGGCCCCTCAGGTGGAGGGACCCGTGACGCTCACCCTGACCGTGATGGATTCACGCGGTGCGTTCGCGACCGCCAGCATCACCCTCACCGTGCTGCCCGCGAACGGCGCCGGCCAGGGGGCCGCCACCTTCACGGTCTCCTTCAACTTCTCTCCCTCCGTGCAGAACGTCGCCTCTTCGCTGTCGCCCATCCGGCTGGGGCAGAGCACCACCGTCACGGCGTCCGCCTCGGACGCGGATGGAGACGCCCTGTCCTACGCCTGGAGCGCGAGCTGCGAGGGCGCCTGGACGAATCCGAACTCCCGTGAGGCCAGCTTCGCCCCGAGCGCGGTGCCTCCAGGGGAGTCCTGTGGCAACTGTGCCCTCACCGTCACCGTCACCGACGGCAAGGGCGGCGTGAACACGGGCACCCTGCGCCTGTGTGTCCAAGGCCCCGACGATGATGTCCCGGCGTTCCCCCCGCACATCGTCCAGACCTACCAGTCCGCGCAGTCCGTGCAGGGAGGGAGCCCTGTCACCTTGCGCATCATCGCGGAAGATGGGGACGGGGGCGCCCTGACGTTCTCCTGGAGCGTGGCCCATGGCTCCCTCGCGGCGCCCAGCAACAGCTATACCTCGAGTGAGGCGGTGTGGACCGCGCCGCTCTGCGCCCCGTCGCCAGCGGCGGTCTTCATCACGGCCACCGTCACCAATGCGCTGGGGTTCTCCGCCTCTCACCGCTTCAGTGTCACGGTCGTCAGCGCCCCGGATTGTGATGAGCAGGAGGAGCCGCAACCGCCCGGGTCCACCTGGAAGTTCACGGGCAGCATGATCACGCCCCGGTATGATCACCAGGCCGTGCTCTTGCCCTCCGGCAAGGTGCTCGTGACGGCCGGTGATCATTCCACGGCGGGCTGGCTCGATACCGCGGAGGTCTATGATCCCGCCTCGGGCACCTGGACCCCTGCAGGGCGCATGAAGGCGTCCCGTGAGGCCTCCTACACGCTGACGGTCCTGCCCTCCGGCGATGAACTCCTGGACGACGGTCATGGGCGTGCCGCCCGGGTTGTGGTCCCACGCCTGGTTGATGGCCCCCAACCAGATCCTCCTGCAGGGAGGAAGGTCGCTGGCCTTCTACGATCCAGAGCTGGGCACGAACATCACAGGCGATGCATTCAGCTACACCCGGAGCTGGCATACCGTGACGAGACTGTCCTCTGGGAAGATCCTGGTGACGGGGGGCTATAA
- a CDS encoding class I SAM-dependent methyltransferase, giving the protein MRSLFLTAGLLLAGCSHTSASTPPPSSETSFSAQAIVDAPDRTEADRALDAGRHPAALLEFVGVRPGMKVAELVAGAGYTTELLARAVGPEGVVYGENPKFVLDLFAEKPWSERLALPVNQKVVRVDRELNEPLPPEVTDLDAVVSNIIYHDVVSLQADRAKMNAAIFRALKPGGVYVVVDSSAKPGTGVADTQTLHRIDEQVVRSEVEASGFQLAAESDVWRNPQDARDWNASPQAAGARRGTSDRFALKFVKPR; this is encoded by the coding sequence ATGCGCTCTCTTTTCCTCACTGCGGGACTCCTCCTGGCGGGCTGTAGCCACACGTCCGCCTCCACCCCTCCCCCTTCCTCGGAGACGTCCTTCTCCGCCCAGGCCATCGTTGACGCCCCGGACCGCACCGAGGCCGATCGGGCCCTCGACGCGGGACGCCACCCCGCGGCCCTGCTCGAGTTCGTGGGGGTCCGCCCCGGCATGAAGGTCGCCGAGCTGGTCGCCGGCGCGGGCTACACCACCGAGCTGCTGGCCCGCGCCGTGGGTCCGGAGGGCGTGGTTTACGGCGAGAATCCGAAGTTCGTCCTCGATCTCTTCGCCGAGAAGCCCTGGAGCGAGCGGCTCGCGCTTCCCGTGAACCAGAAGGTCGTCCGGGTGGACCGGGAGCTCAATGAGCCGCTGCCCCCCGAGGTGACGGACCTGGATGCGGTGGTCAGCAACATCATCTACCACGACGTGGTGTCGCTCCAGGCGGACCGCGCGAAGATGAACGCGGCCATCTTCCGGGCACTCAAGCCCGGCGGCGTCTACGTCGTCGTCGACTCCAGCGCGAAGCCCGGCACCGGCGTGGCCGACACCCAGACGTTGCACCGCATCGACGAGCAGGTGGTCCGCTCGGAAGTGGAGGCCAGCGGCTTCCAGCTCGCCGCGGAGAGCGACGTCTGGCGCAACCCGCAGGACGCGCGCGACTGGAACGCCAGCCCCCAGGCCGCCGGAGCCCGCCGCGGCACGAGCGATCGCTTCGCCCTGAAGTTTGTCAAGCCGCGCTGA
- a CDS encoding sugar nucleotide-binding protein: MKTRYDARGMKAIVTGASGTIGSKLCAHLRCQGHDVVPWDRRQVPVNDYGAMERFVREVAPDVVFHLGAISQPSEWSDEGWGSNYAWASELAWLTRTLGVRFLFSSTSMVFSNSARGPFTRSSQPDASEGYGYAKRLAEERVLSQNPEARVVRLGWQIGEQPTGNNMVAFLEERMRQEGRVAASTQWFPSCVMLEDTVRLLPALAWAEPGVSMLDANERWSFHEIALALNALHGGRWRVEASEHPVLDQRMRDDRVAVPSLKERLPGLL; encoded by the coding sequence TTGAAGACGCGCTACGATGCGCGCGGCATGAAGGCGATAGTCACCGGCGCAAGCGGAACGATCGGCTCGAAGCTGTGCGCGCACCTGCGGTGCCAGGGCCATGATGTGGTGCCCTGGGATCGCCGTCAGGTCCCCGTCAACGATTACGGGGCCATGGAGCGGTTCGTGCGCGAGGTGGCCCCGGACGTGGTGTTCCACCTCGGCGCGATCTCCCAGCCCTCGGAGTGGTCCGACGAGGGCTGGGGAAGCAATTACGCGTGGGCCAGCGAGCTGGCCTGGCTCACCCGGACCCTGGGCGTGCGCTTCCTGTTCTCCAGCACATCCATGGTGTTCTCGAACTCGGCTCGGGGGCCCTTCACGCGCAGCTCCCAGCCGGATGCCTCGGAGGGGTACGGATACGCGAAACGGCTGGCCGAGGAGCGCGTTCTCTCCCAGAACCCCGAGGCGCGGGTCGTCCGCCTGGGATGGCAGATCGGCGAGCAGCCCACGGGCAACAACATGGTGGCCTTCCTGGAGGAACGAATGCGCCAGGAAGGCCGTGTGGCCGCCAGCACCCAGTGGTTCCCCTCCTGCGTCATGCTGGAGGACACGGTGCGATTACTCCCGGCCCTCGCCTGGGCGGAGCCGGGAGTCTCCATGCTCGATGCGAACGAGCGGTGGTCCTTCCATGAGATCGCCCTCGCCCTGAACGCCCTTCATGGGGGGCGGTGGCGTGTGGAAGCCTCGGAGCACCCCGTGCTCGACCAGCGGATGAGGGATGACCGGGTGGCCGTGCCTTCGTTGAAGGAACGGTTGCCCGGGCTGCTCTGA
- a CDS encoding L,D-transpeptidase family protein: protein MSSNSPVPPPTAASALRNKRFSGQPSLVDVLSGKGTIGPGARGTGVRALQEALLAMGFSLPGGADGAFGKQSAKAVRNFQVHAQSAFPNVKATGGVDAATLQALDALAPAPKQTGQSQNLPVPRYDGTPVRVVVVKNEHRTFLFDAQGQLQGIFGNAVGANSSPTDKGLKQVSGKLGRAEAYALGQKLWGGPVYGPRLIDLSWADGSRSGEELHGTNAPDKLGEDVSHGCIRHGNTDIIALYDALQLKDSVAIVDTVKDPRLGSPGMPPPQTPSPSVA from the coding sequence ATGTCCTCGAACTCCCCAGTCCCACCTCCCACGGCGGCCTCCGCCCTCCGCAACAAGCGCTTCAGTGGGCAGCCCAGCCTGGTGGACGTCCTCTCGGGCAAGGGAACGATCGGCCCGGGGGCCCGGGGAACCGGGGTGAGGGCCCTTCAGGAGGCCCTGCTGGCCATGGGCTTCAGCCTACCGGGGGGCGCGGATGGCGCCTTTGGCAAACAGTCCGCCAAGGCGGTGCGCAACTTCCAGGTGCATGCCCAGTCCGCCTTTCCCAACGTGAAGGCCACGGGCGGGGTGGATGCGGCCACCCTGCAAGCCCTGGATGCGCTCGCCCCCGCCCCGAAGCAGACAGGACAATCCCAGAACCTTCCGGTGCCCCGCTATGACGGCACGCCCGTGCGCGTGGTGGTGGTGAAAAACGAGCACCGCACCTTTCTCTTCGACGCACAAGGCCAGTTGCAGGGCATCTTCGGCAACGCCGTGGGCGCGAACTCCTCCCCAACGGACAAGGGATTGAAGCAGGTCAGCGGCAAGCTGGGCCGGGCGGAGGCATATGCCCTGGGCCAGAAGCTGTGGGGGGGACCTGTCTATGGCCCCCGCCTCATCGATCTGTCCTGGGCGGACGGCTCACGCTCGGGAGAGGAACTTCACGGCACCAACGCCCCCGACAAGCTGGGCGAGGACGTCTCGCACGGGTGCATCCGCCACGGAAACACAGACATCATCGCCCTCTATGACGCACTTCAGTTGAAAGATTCGGTGGCCATTGTCGATACCGTGAAGGATCCGCGCCTGGGCTCCCCCGGAATGCCCCCGCCGCAAACCCCCTCCCCTTCCGTGGCGTGA
- a CDS encoding DUF3616 domain-containing protein has product MEAGQLLGRLLLQFDSNAAEVPEDLSAAVRSSDGNLWVAADEAGVVERLTPSEARIYGHHARFHVADFLDANRNAEIDIEALDAHADYLWLVGSHSAKRKKPKGKGVADDIARLATVEHAPERFMLARIPFVNGELAVELKTRGTSKRSHAAARVKPAQGQERDKGRKAPPARTPATRSKTSLPGENLLMELLREDPHFGPFLARPAVKGGGALPIPSKDNGLDIEGLVVTDTDRVFLGLRGPVLRGHSTLLDMRLADAGNGLLEPKPGRHGARYAKHFLDLDGLGIRELCVHGEDLLVLAGPTLPVQAPIRLFRLHKFQSLHGNSLLNQEKGVLEPLFDIPQSGKRDHAEGVANFSYFSESDSVLVVYDDPAPSRRYGPCGVFADIFRLDF; this is encoded by the coding sequence ATGGAAGCAGGTCAGCTCCTGGGACGTCTGTTGCTGCAATTCGACTCGAATGCGGCCGAGGTCCCCGAGGATCTGTCGGCGGCCGTGCGTAGCTCGGATGGAAACCTCTGGGTCGCGGCGGACGAGGCGGGGGTGGTGGAGCGGCTCACCCCCTCGGAGGCACGCATCTACGGCCACCACGCGCGCTTCCACGTGGCGGACTTCCTCGACGCGAATCGGAACGCGGAGATCGACATCGAGGCGCTGGATGCCCACGCCGATTACCTCTGGCTGGTTGGCAGTCACAGCGCCAAGCGCAAGAAGCCCAAGGGCAAGGGGGTGGCGGACGACATTGCCCGGCTCGCCACCGTGGAGCATGCGCCGGAGCGCTTCATGCTCGCCCGGATTCCCTTCGTGAATGGGGAGCTCGCCGTGGAGCTGAAGACCCGGGGCACCTCGAAGCGCTCGCACGCGGCGGCCCGGGTGAAGCCCGCCCAGGGCCAGGAACGGGACAAGGGCCGGAAGGCACCTCCCGCGAGGACACCGGCCACGCGCTCCAAAACGTCCCTCCCCGGAGAGAACCTGTTGATGGAGCTGCTGCGGGAGGACCCTCACTTCGGTCCCTTCCTGGCGCGTCCCGCCGTCAAAGGCGGCGGTGCGCTGCCCATTCCCAGCAAGGACAACGGCCTGGACATCGAGGGGCTGGTGGTGACGGACACGGACCGGGTGTTTCTCGGCCTGCGCGGGCCCGTGCTGCGAGGCCACTCGACACTGCTGGACATGCGCCTGGCCGATGCCGGCAACGGCCTCCTGGAGCCCAAGCCGGGCCGCCACGGCGCCCGCTACGCCAAGCACTTCCTCGACCTGGATGGGCTGGGCATCCGCGAGCTGTGCGTGCACGGAGAGGACCTGCTCGTGCTGGCAGGCCCCACGCTGCCGGTACAGGCCCCCATCCGCCTCTTCCGGCTTCACAAGTTCCAGTCACTCCACGGCAACAGCCTGCTGAACCAGGAGAAGGGCGTGCTCGAACCCCTCTTCGACATTCCCCAGTCTGGCAAGCGGGACCACGCGGAGGGGGTGGCCAACTTCAGCTACTTCAGTGAGTCCGACAGCGTGCTCGTCGTCTACGACGATCCCGCGCCCTCTCGCCGCTATGGCCCCTGTGGTGTCTTCGCGGACATTTTCCGGCTGGACTTCTAA